The proteins below come from a single Pseudomonas chlororaphis genomic window:
- the thyA gene encoding thymidylate synthase (ThyA; catalyzes formation of dTMP and 7,8-dihydrofolate from 5,10-methylenetetrahydrofolate and dUMP; involved in deoxyribonucleotide biosynthesis; there are 2 copies in some Bacilli, one of which appears to be phage-derived) — protein sequence MKQYLDLVAHVIKNGTKQANRTGVNTISFPGAMLRYDLKDGFPAITTRKMAFKSAIGEMCGFLRGVNNAAEFRALGCKVWDQNANENAQWLANPFRQGEDDLGEIYGVQWRKWPAYKQIPVTNRAAIEQTLAQGYRQIAEGEENGQAYVVLYKAIDQVRQCVDTIIKDPGSRRILFHGWNCAQLDEMALPPCHLLYQFHPNVETKEISLTLYIRSNDLGLGTPFNLTEGAALLSLIGRLTGYTPRWFTYFIGDAHVYENHLDMLNEQLTREPFPMPRLVISERVPEFAKTGVYQPEWLELVEPGDFSLEGYQHHAPMTAPMAV from the coding sequence ATGAAGCAATATCTCGATCTGGTGGCCCACGTCATCAAGAACGGCACCAAGCAAGCCAACCGCACGGGCGTGAACACCATCAGTTTCCCCGGTGCGATGCTGCGCTATGACCTCAAGGACGGTTTCCCGGCCATCACCACTCGCAAGATGGCGTTCAAGTCGGCCATCGGCGAGATGTGCGGGTTCCTGCGCGGCGTCAACAATGCTGCCGAATTCCGGGCGTTGGGCTGCAAGGTCTGGGACCAGAACGCCAATGAAAACGCCCAATGGCTGGCCAACCCATTCCGCCAGGGCGAAGACGACCTGGGCGAGATCTATGGCGTGCAATGGCGCAAGTGGCCGGCCTACAAGCAGATCCCGGTGACCAACCGGGCGGCCATCGAGCAGACCCTGGCCCAGGGCTACCGGCAGATCGCCGAAGGCGAAGAGAACGGCCAGGCCTACGTGGTGCTGTACAAAGCCATCGACCAGGTCCGCCAGTGCGTCGACACCATCATCAAGGACCCGGGCAGCCGGCGCATTCTGTTCCACGGCTGGAACTGCGCCCAGCTCGATGAGATGGCCCTGCCGCCGTGCCATCTGCTCTATCAGTTCCACCCGAACGTAGAGACCAAGGAAATCTCCCTGACCCTCTACATCCGCTCCAACGACCTGGGGCTGGGCACGCCGTTCAACCTCACCGAGGGCGCCGCGCTGCTGAGCCTGATCGGCCGCCTGACCGGCTATACCCCGCGTTGGTTCACCTATTTCATCGGCGACGCGCACGTCTACGAAAACCACCTGGACATGCTCAACGAACAGCTCACCCGCGAGCCGTTCCCGATGCCGAGGCTGGTGATTTCCGAGCGCGTGCCGGAGTTCGCCAAGACCGGCGTGTACCAGCCGGAGTGGCTGGAGCTCGTGGAGCCGGGCGACTTCAGCCTCGAAGGCTACCAGCACCATGCGCCGATGACCGCGCCGATGGCGGTCTGA
- a CDS encoding ACR family transporter, translating to MKGPFNLSEWALRHQSFVWYLMFVALLMGVFSYLNLGREEDPSFTIKTMVIQTRWPGATQEETLKQVTDRIEKKLEELDSLDYVKSYTRPGESTVFVYLRDTTSAKDIPEIWYQVRKKINDIRGDFPEGLQGPGFNDEFGDVYGSVYAFTGDGLSMRQLRDYVEQVRAEIRDVPGLGKVEMIGEQDEVLYLNFSTRKLAALGIDQRQVVQSLQSQNAVTPAGVIDAGPERISVRTSGQFQSEKDLANVNLRLNDRFYRLTDIADISRGYVDPATPMFRFNGTPAIGLAIAMKKGGNIQAFGKALHARMNELTADLPVGVGVHTVSDQAEVVEEAVGGFTSALFEAVIIVLVVSFISLGIRAGLVVACSIPLVLAMVFLFMEYSGITMQRISLGALIIALGLLVDDAMITVEMMVTRLEKGDSKDQAATFAYTSTAFPMLTGTLVTVAGFVPIGLNASSAGEYTFTLFAVIAVAMLVSWIVAVLFAPVIGVHILSTNVKPHSAEPGRIGRAFNGGLLWAMRNRWWAIGITVLLFVLAVFCMRFVQNQFFPSSDRPEILVDLNLPQNASMDETRRAVDRLEASLKGDPDIERWSTYIGEGAIRFYLPLDQQLQNPYYAQLVIVSKGLESRTALTERLQKRLREDFVGIGSYVQALEMGPPVGRPIQYRVSGKDIDQVRKHAIELATELDKNSHIGEIIYDWNEPGKVLRIDIAQDKARQLGLSSDDVARLMNSIVSGSPVTQVDDDIYLIDVVGRAVDAERGSPETLQNLQIVTPGGASIPLLAFATVRYELEQPLVWRRDRKPTITIKAAVRDEIQPTDLVKQLQPDIDKFAAGLPAGYKVATGGTVEESSKAQGPIASVVPLMLFLMATFLMIQLHSVQKLFLVASVAPLGLIGVVLALVPTGTPMGFVAILGILALIGIIIRNSVILVTQIDEYERDGYEPWDAVVEATEHRRRPILLTAAAASLGMIPIAREVFWGPMAYAMIGGIIIATLLTLLFLPALYVAWYKIREPKRD from the coding sequence ATGAAAGGGCCTTTCAACTTATCCGAATGGGCCCTGCGGCATCAGTCGTTCGTCTGGTACCTGATGTTCGTTGCGTTGCTGATGGGGGTGTTTTCCTACCTTAACCTGGGGCGCGAAGAAGACCCTTCGTTCACCATCAAGACCATGGTCATCCAGACCCGTTGGCCCGGTGCGACCCAGGAAGAAACCCTCAAGCAGGTCACCGACCGCATCGAGAAGAAACTCGAAGAGCTCGACTCCCTCGACTACGTCAAGAGCTACACCCGTCCGGGGGAGTCGACGGTGTTCGTGTACCTGCGCGATACCACCAGTGCCAAGGACATTCCCGAGATCTGGTACCAGGTGCGCAAGAAGATCAACGACATTCGTGGCGACTTCCCCGAAGGCCTGCAAGGCCCGGGGTTCAACGACGAGTTCGGTGACGTGTACGGTTCGGTGTATGCCTTCACCGGCGACGGCTTGTCGATGCGCCAGTTGCGCGACTACGTGGAGCAGGTCCGTGCCGAAATCCGCGACGTGCCAGGCCTGGGCAAGGTGGAGATGATCGGCGAACAGGACGAAGTGCTGTACCTGAACTTCTCCACGCGCAAACTCGCCGCACTGGGCATCGACCAGCGCCAGGTGGTGCAGAGCCTGCAATCGCAGAACGCGGTGACGCCCGCCGGGGTGATCGACGCCGGTCCCGAGCGGATTTCCGTGCGCACGTCGGGGCAGTTTCAGTCGGAAAAAGACCTGGCCAACGTCAATCTGCGGCTCAACGACCGGTTCTACCGCCTGACTGACATCGCCGACATCAGTCGCGGCTACGTCGACCCGGCCACGCCGATGTTCCGCTTCAACGGCACGCCAGCCATCGGCCTGGCCATCGCCATGAAGAAGGGCGGCAATATCCAGGCATTCGGCAAGGCCCTGCATGCGCGCATGAACGAACTGACGGCCGACCTGCCGGTCGGCGTCGGCGTGCACACCGTGTCGGACCAGGCCGAAGTGGTGGAGGAGGCCGTCGGCGGCTTCACCAGCGCGTTGTTCGAGGCGGTGATCATCGTGCTGGTGGTCAGTTTCATCAGCCTGGGCATACGCGCCGGGCTGGTGGTGGCCTGCTCGATCCCGCTGGTGCTGGCGATGGTCTTCCTCTTCATGGAGTACAGCGGCATTACCATGCAGCGGATCTCCCTCGGGGCGTTGATCATCGCCCTGGGGCTGCTGGTGGACGACGCCATGATCACCGTGGAGATGATGGTCACGCGTCTGGAGAAAGGCGACAGCAAGGACCAGGCCGCCACCTTCGCCTATACCTCCACTGCGTTCCCGATGCTCACCGGGACCCTGGTGACCGTGGCCGGTTTCGTGCCCATCGGCCTGAACGCCAGCTCCGCCGGCGAGTACACCTTCACCCTGTTCGCGGTCATCGCCGTGGCGATGCTGGTGTCCTGGATCGTCGCGGTACTGTTCGCCCCGGTGATCGGCGTGCACATCCTCAGCACCAACGTGAAGCCCCATAGCGCCGAACCGGGCCGGATCGGCCGGGCGTTCAACGGCGGCCTGTTGTGGGCGATGCGCAATCGCTGGTGGGCCATCGGCATTACGGTGCTGCTGTTCGTGCTGGCGGTGTTTTGCATGCGCTTCGTGCAGAACCAGTTCTTCCCGTCCTCGGACCGGCCGGAAATCCTGGTGGACCTGAACCTGCCGCAAAATGCCTCGATGGACGAGACGCGCCGGGCGGTCGATCGCCTGGAAGCGAGCCTCAAGGGCGACCCGGATATCGAGCGCTGGAGCACCTACATCGGCGAAGGCGCGATTCGCTTCTACCTGCCCCTGGACCAGCAGTTGCAGAACCCGTACTACGCGCAGCTGGTGATCGTCAGCAAGGGCCTGGAGTCGCGCACGGCCCTCACCGAGCGCCTGCAAAAGCGCTTGCGCGAGGACTTCGTCGGCATCGGCAGCTACGTGCAAGCCCTGGAAATGGGCCCGCCGGTGGGCCGGCCGATCCAGTACCGGGTCAGCGGCAAGGACATCGACCAGGTGCGCAAGCATGCCATCGAACTGGCCACCGAACTGGACAAGAACTCGCACATCGGAGAGATCATTTACGACTGGAACGAGCCGGGCAAGGTGCTGCGCATTGACATTGCCCAGGACAAGGCGCGGCAACTCGGCTTGTCCTCCGATGACGTCGCCCGGCTGATGAACAGCATCGTCAGTGGCTCGCCCGTGACCCAGGTCGACGACGATATCTACCTGATCGATGTGGTGGGGCGTGCCGTCGACGCCGAACGCGGTTCGCCGGAAACCTTGCAGAACCTGCAGATTGTCACCCCCGGCGGCGCCTCGATCCCGCTGTTGGCGTTCGCCACCGTGCGCTATGAGCTGGAGCAGCCACTGGTGTGGCGGCGCGACCGCAAGCCGACCATCACCATCAAGGCCGCGGTGCGCGACGAAATCCAGCCCACTGACCTGGTCAAGCAACTGCAACCGGACATCGACAAGTTCGCCGCCGGCTTGCCGGCGGGCTACAAGGTCGCCACGGGCGGTACGGTGGAGGAAAGTAGCAAGGCCCAGGGGCCGATTGCCAGTGTCGTGCCGCTGATGCTGTTCCTGATGGCGACTTTCCTGATGATCCAGCTGCACAGCGTGCAGAAGCTGTTCCTGGTGGCGAGCGTGGCGCCCCTGGGCCTGATCGGCGTGGTCCTGGCGCTGGTGCCGACGGGTACGCCCATGGGCTTCGTGGCGATCCTGGGGATCCTGGCGCTGATCGGCATCATCATCCGCAACTCGGTGATCCTGGTGACCCAGATCGATGAGTATGAGCGCGACGGCTACGAGCCCTGGGATGCGGTGGTGGAGGCCACCGAGCACCGGCGCCGGCCGATCCTGCTCACGGCCGCTGCCGCCAGCCTGGGGATGATCCCGATTGCCCGCGAAGTGTTCTGGGGGCCGATGGCTTACGCGATGATCGGCGGGATCATCATCGCCACGCTGCTAACGCTGTTGTTCCTGCCGGCGCTGTATGTGGCCTGGTACAAGATCCGCGAGCCCAAGCGCGATTGA
- a CDS encoding membrane protein encodes MEFVLYLLLGACAGVLAGLFGVGGGMIIVPVLVFSFTLQGFDPQVLTHLAVGTSLASIIFTSVNAVREHQRKGAVRWPIFAWMTVGILVGAGVGAVTAEAISGPNLQKIIGVFAMVVALQLALDFKPKASRTVPGKAGLTLAGTVIGWASAIFGIGGGSLTVPFLTWRSVPMQQAVATSSACGLPIALASALSFMILGWHDPLLPAHSLGFVYLPALLGIALTSMVFARFGARLAHRLSPRLLKRLFAALLFCVGASFLL; translated from the coding sequence GTGGAATTTGTGCTCTATCTGCTGCTCGGCGCCTGCGCCGGTGTGCTGGCCGGGCTGTTCGGCGTGGGCGGCGGGATGATCATCGTTCCCGTCCTGGTGTTCAGTTTCACCTTGCAGGGTTTCGACCCGCAGGTCCTGACCCACCTGGCCGTGGGCACCTCCCTGGCGTCGATCATCTTCACCTCGGTCAATGCCGTGCGCGAGCACCAGCGCAAGGGCGCGGTGCGCTGGCCGATCTTCGCCTGGATGACCGTCGGGATCCTGGTCGGGGCTGGCGTCGGAGCGGTCACCGCCGAGGCGATTTCCGGCCCGAACCTGCAAAAGATCATCGGCGTGTTCGCCATGGTCGTCGCGCTGCAACTGGCCCTGGACTTCAAGCCCAAGGCCAGCCGCACGGTGCCGGGCAAGGCCGGCCTGACCCTGGCCGGCACGGTGATCGGCTGGGCGTCGGCGATTTTCGGCATCGGCGGCGGTTCGCTGACCGTACCGTTCCTGACCTGGCGCAGCGTGCCGATGCAGCAGGCGGTGGCGACGTCATCGGCCTGTGGCCTGCCGATTGCCCTGGCCAGTGCTTTAAGTTTCATGATTTTGGGCTGGCACGATCCGCTGCTCCCAGCCCATAGTCTCGGTTTTGTGTATTTGCCGGCGTTGTTGGGCATCGCCCTGACCAGCATGGTCTTCGCCCGCTTCGGCGCGCGACTGGCCCATCGCCTGTCGCCGCGCTTGCTCAAACGGCTGTTCGCCGCTTTGCTGTTCTGCGTGGGCGCAAGTTTCCTGCTCTGA
- a CDS encoding ATPase P, with product MSDSLHIHKPNHGHDHGHSCCASKAAPSVVNLGHAPTDGARLSSFRIEAMDCPTEQTLIQNKLGKLEGVQQLEFNLINRVLGVTHDLPDDAPIIRAIQSLGMQAEPLTPGQEKPANPQPAPAKPWWPLALSGVTALGAEVIHFTNAAPTWVVAVVALVSILSGGLGTYKKGWIALKNRNLNINALMSIAVTGAVLIGQWPEAAMVMFLFTVAELIEAKSLDRARNAISGLMQMAPEQATVQQPDGSWQVQEVKAIALGARVRVRPGERVALDGDVVAGRSTIDQAPITGESLPVEKTVGDKVFAGTINQAGELEYTVTAAADQSTLARIIHAVEQAQGSRAPTQRFVDQFSTYYTPVVFALALAVAVIPPLFMDAAWFDWIYRALVLLVVACPCALVISTPVTIVSGLAAAARRGILVKGGVYLEGGYKLDYLALDKTGTITHGKPVQTDCVVLDPTVETTAPALAASLAARSDHPVSRAIAEAATDKQRAAQPVDNFQALAGRGVRGDINGQTYHLGNHRLVEDLGLCSPALEEQLFALEKQGKSVVLLLDAKGPLALFAVADTVKESSREAIRQLHELGIKTLMLTGDNVHTAEAIATQVGMDQARGDLLPNDKLQAIEALYAKGHRVGMVGDGINDAPALARAEIGFAMAAAGTDTAIETADVALMDDDLRKIPAFIRLSRQTSSILKQNIALALVIKAIFLGVTFAGLATMWMAVFADMGVSLLVVFNGLRLLRK from the coding sequence ATGAGCGATTCCCTTCACATCCACAAGCCCAACCATGGCCATGACCACGGGCATTCCTGCTGCGCCTCGAAAGCGGCACCGTCGGTGGTCAACCTCGGCCACGCACCGACAGACGGCGCACGGCTGAGCAGCTTTCGCATCGAGGCGATGGACTGCCCCACCGAACAGACGCTGATCCAGAACAAGCTCGGCAAGCTTGAAGGCGTGCAGCAGCTGGAATTCAACCTGATTAACCGCGTGCTGGGCGTCACCCATGACTTGCCCGACGACGCACCGATCATCCGCGCGATCCAGTCCCTGGGCATGCAGGCCGAGCCGCTGACACCGGGTCAGGAGAAACCTGCCAACCCACAACCCGCCCCCGCCAAGCCCTGGTGGCCGCTGGCGTTGTCCGGCGTCACGGCCCTGGGCGCCGAGGTGATCCATTTCACCAATGCCGCACCCACCTGGGTGGTGGCCGTGGTGGCGCTGGTGTCGATCCTCAGCGGCGGCCTTGGCACCTACAAAAAAGGCTGGATCGCCCTGAAGAACCGCAACCTGAACATCAACGCGCTGATGAGCATCGCCGTGACCGGCGCCGTGCTGATCGGCCAATGGCCGGAAGCGGCAATGGTGATGTTCCTGTTCACCGTGGCCGAACTGATCGAGGCCAAATCCCTGGACCGGGCGCGCAACGCCATCAGCGGCCTGATGCAGATGGCCCCGGAACAGGCCACCGTGCAACAGCCCGACGGTAGCTGGCAGGTGCAGGAGGTCAAGGCCATCGCCCTGGGCGCGCGGGTCCGGGTTCGCCCCGGCGAGCGCGTCGCCCTGGACGGAGACGTGGTAGCCGGGCGCTCGACCATCGACCAGGCACCGATCACCGGCGAAAGCCTGCCGGTGGAGAAAACCGTCGGCGACAAGGTGTTTGCCGGCACCATCAACCAGGCCGGCGAGCTGGAGTACACCGTCACCGCCGCGGCGGACCAGTCCACCCTGGCGCGCATTATCCACGCCGTGGAACAGGCCCAGGGTTCGCGGGCACCCACTCAGCGTTTCGTCGATCAATTTTCAACCTATTACACCCCGGTGGTATTCGCCCTGGCCCTCGCCGTGGCCGTCATCCCGCCGCTGTTCATGGACGCGGCGTGGTTCGACTGGATCTACCGGGCGCTGGTGCTGCTGGTGGTAGCTTGCCCTTGTGCGCTGGTGATCTCCACGCCGGTGACCATCGTCAGCGGCCTGGCGGCAGCGGCGCGCCGAGGTATCCTGGTCAAGGGCGGTGTGTACCTGGAGGGTGGCTACAAACTCGACTACCTGGCCTTGGACAAGACCGGCACGATTACCCACGGCAAACCGGTGCAGACCGACTGCGTGGTGCTGGACCCCACCGTGGAAACCACCGCCCCGGCCTTGGCCGCGAGCCTGGCCGCCCGTTCCGACCACCCGGTGTCGCGCGCCATCGCCGAGGCGGCGACGGACAAGCAACGGGCGGCGCAGCCTGTGGATAACTTCCAAGCCCTGGCGGGACGAGGGGTGCGTGGCGACATCAACGGCCAGACCTACCACCTGGGCAATCATCGCCTGGTGGAAGACCTGGGCCTGTGCTCACCGGCGCTGGAGGAGCAACTCTTCGCCCTGGAAAAACAAGGCAAGTCGGTGGTGCTGTTGCTCGATGCCAAGGGCCCCCTGGCGCTGTTCGCCGTGGCCGACACCGTGAAGGAGTCCAGCCGCGAAGCCATCCGGCAATTGCATGAGCTGGGCATCAAGACCCTGATGCTCACCGGCGACAACGTTCACACCGCAGAAGCGATTGCGACCCAGGTGGGCATGGACCAGGCCCGGGGCGACCTGTTGCCGAACGACAAGCTGCAAGCCATCGAAGCGCTGTACGCCAAGGGGCACCGGGTGGGCATGGTGGGTGACGGCATCAACGACGCGCCGGCCCTGGCTCGCGCGGAAATCGGCTTCGCCATGGCAGCGGCCGGGACCGACACGGCCATCGAAACCGCCGACGTCGCCCTGATGGACGACGACCTGCGCAAGATCCCGGCCTTCATCCGCCTGTCGCGGCAAACCTCCAGCATCCTGAAACAGAACATCGCCTTGGCGCTGGTCATCAAGGCGATTTTCCTCGGCGTGACCTTCGCCGGCCTCGCCACCATGTGGATGGCGGTTTTCGCCGACATGGGGGTGAGCTTGCTGGTGGTGTTCAATGGGTTGCGGTTGTTGCGTAAGTAA
- a CDS encoding Cd(II)/Pb(II)-responsive transcriptional regulator — MKIGELAKITDCQVETIRYYEREGLLPEPARSDGNYRVYTQAHAERLTFIRNCRTLDMTLEEIRSLLTLRDSPQDQCESVNALIDEHIHHVKARIDGLLALQAQLIDLRHRCGEGPDLEQCGILQRLEVSGAVVPETEPSHVGRSHGH; from the coding sequence ATGAAGATTGGCGAACTGGCGAAAATCACCGACTGCCAGGTCGAAACCATCCGCTACTACGAACGCGAAGGCCTGTTGCCGGAGCCGGCCCGCAGCGACGGCAACTACCGCGTCTATACCCAGGCCCATGCCGAGCGGCTGACGTTCATCCGCAACTGCCGCACCCTGGACATGACCCTGGAGGAAATCCGTAGCCTGCTGACCCTGCGCGACAGCCCCCAGGACCAATGCGAAAGCGTCAATGCCCTGATCGATGAGCACATCCACCACGTCAAGGCGCGCATCGATGGCCTGCTGGCCTTGCAGGCGCAACTGATCGACCTGCGCCATCGCTGTGGCGAAGGGCCGGACCTGGAGCAATGTGGGATTTTGCAGCGGCTGGAGGTCAGCGGAGCGGTGGTGCCGGAGACGGAGCCTTCGCATGTGGGGCGCAGTCATGGGCATTGA
- a CDS encoding signal peptide protein, whose protein sequence is MCLIVFAWRPGHAWPLIVAANRDEFYARPTLPLAQWPDAPHVHAGRDLEAGGTWLGIGADGRFAALTNIRDPGQGPAFKSRGELVARFLGGSLSIADYFSEVVPRAGEYGGFNLLLGDGAELWHFNARDARPQCLAEGLYGVSNAGLNTPWPKLLKARAALAEVLDDPHPQALLALLNDPEPAPVADLPDTGVGLATERLLSSVFIASPAYGTRASTALIVHADGTRHLVERSFGPHGGHLGEVEVEVRA, encoded by the coding sequence ATGTGCCTGATCGTATTTGCCTGGCGACCTGGCCACGCTTGGCCGTTGATCGTGGCGGCCAACCGCGATGAATTCTACGCCCGGCCGACCTTGCCCCTGGCTCAGTGGCCGGATGCACCCCATGTCCATGCCGGTCGTGATCTGGAGGCCGGTGGCACCTGGCTGGGCATCGGCGCCGACGGTCGCTTCGCCGCCCTGACCAACATCCGCGACCCGGGCCAGGGCCCGGCCTTCAAGTCGCGGGGAGAGCTGGTGGCGCGCTTTTTGGGCGGGAGCCTGTCGATTGCCGATTATTTCAGCGAAGTCGTGCCCCGTGCCGGCGAGTATGGCGGGTTCAACCTGTTGCTTGGCGACGGCGCTGAGCTCTGGCACTTCAACGCTCGCGACGCCCGTCCGCAATGCCTGGCGGAGGGCCTTTACGGGGTGTCGAACGCCGGGCTGAACACGCCCTGGCCCAAGCTTCTCAAGGCCCGGGCCGCGCTCGCCGAGGTGCTGGATGACCCGCATCCCCAGGCCTTGCTGGCACTGCTCAACGACCCGGAGCCGGCCCCGGTGGCCGATTTGCCGGACACCGGCGTGGGCCTGGCGACCGAGCGGCTGTTGTCGAGTGTCTTCATTGCCAGCCCCGCCTACGGGACGCGAGCGAGCACGGCGTTGATCGTCCATGCCGATGGGACACGGCACCTGGTCGAACGCAGCTTCGGGCCCCATGGGGGGCATTTGGGGGAGGTGGAGGTGGAGGTGCGAGCCTGA
- a CDS encoding prolipoprotein diacylglyceryl transferase (transfers the N-acyl diglyceride moiety to the prospective N-terminal cysteine in prolipoprotein) has protein sequence MLPYPQIDPVALAIGPLKIHWYGLMYLVGIGGAWLLASRRLNRFDPTWNKEKLSDLVFWLSMGVIVGGRLGYVLFYDLSAYLANPTLIFEVWKGGMSFHGGFIGVMLAAVWFGKRNNKSFFELMDFVAPMVPIGLGAGRIGNFINAELWGKPTDVPWAMVFPPFSDPAQLPRHPSQLYQFALEGVALFLILWLFSRKPRPTMAVSGMFALFYGIFRFIVEFVRVPDAQLGYLAWNWLTMGQVLCLPMIVGGLVLIWLAYHRAPAAAAKA, from the coding sequence ATGCTGCCTTACCCGCAGATCGATCCGGTGGCCCTGGCCATCGGCCCGCTGAAAATCCACTGGTACGGCCTGATGTACCTGGTCGGCATCGGCGGCGCCTGGCTGTTGGCGTCGCGCCGGCTCAACCGCTTCGACCCGACCTGGAACAAGGAAAAACTCTCCGACCTGGTGTTCTGGCTGTCCATGGGGGTGATTGTCGGCGGGCGCCTGGGCTACGTGCTGTTCTACGACCTGAGCGCCTACCTGGCCAACCCGACGCTGATCTTCGAGGTCTGGAAGGGCGGCATGTCGTTCCACGGTGGCTTCATCGGCGTGATGCTCGCGGCGGTGTGGTTCGGCAAGCGCAACAACAAGTCGTTTTTCGAGCTGATGGACTTCGTCGCGCCGATGGTGCCGATCGGCCTGGGCGCCGGGCGCATCGGCAACTTCATCAACGCCGAATTGTGGGGCAAGCCGACCGACGTGCCGTGGGCGATGGTCTTCCCGCCGTTCAGCGACCCGGCGCAGTTGCCGCGCCACCCGTCGCAGTTGTACCAGTTCGCCCTCGAAGGCGTGGCGCTGTTCCTGATTCTCTGGCTGTTCTCGCGCAAGCCGCGGCCGACCATGGCCGTGTCGGGCATGTTCGCGCTGTTCTACGGGATCTTCCGCTTCATCGTCGAGTTCGTCCGTGTACCGGACGCCCAGCTCGGCTACCTGGCGTGGAACTGGCTGACCATGGGCCAGGTGCTGTGCCTGCCGATGATCGTCGGTGGCCTGGTGCTGATCTGGCTGGCTTATCATCGTGCGCCGGCTGCGGCGGCCAAGGCTTAA